In Candidatus Vogelbacteria bacterium, the following proteins share a genomic window:
- a CDS encoding ribonucleoside-triphosphate reductase, producing MAKAKKVIKKAITTPKTVSFVQKITKRDGTVAKFDINKVASAVLKAMKATGEGGEKEALKVANQTLKELKEINKTAGKNFVPSVEQIQDLVEKSLIMEQFAVTAKAYILYRQRRTELRQELGEVPQHVKDLAEKSKQYFRNPLGEFVYYRTYSRWIEEEGRRETWIETVDRYLSFMKENIGNKLTDKEYEEVREAILNHQAMPSMRLLQFAGKASRNTNVCAYNCSFIAPKTLKDFAEVMYISMCGTGVGFSVESKNIQLLPIIKEQTGKHRPTFVVADSKEGWCDALVYGLETWFTGEDVEFDFSLLRPAGARLKIMGGKSSGPEPLRQLLSFSREKILRRQGKRLTNIDAHDILCKIGEIVVSGGVRRSAMISLSDLDDEQIRHAKHGQFYLTEPQRSLANNSAVYNNKPSNTDFLEEWIALMKSGSGERGIFNRGGLATSLPKRRLDTLKGQIGELGTNPCGEIILQSKQFCNLSEIVARHEDTEASLMKKMKVAAILGTFQSTLTNFPYLSKEWRENCETERLLGVSVTGMWDSHVARDPKVLRKLKEEAIKVNKVYAKRFGVNESTAITCVKPSGTLSQMVDCASGMHPRHAQYYIRRVRISATDSLFKMLRDQGVPYHPEVGQALDSATTYVFEFPVKAPEKSLYKDDMGAVEQLKYWKLVKENYTEHNPSVTVSVREDEWIEVAHWVFSNWEIVGGLSFLPSDNHVYQLAPYEKIDEKRYKEMLKNFGDIDYSKIISYEKHDETEQKKELACAGGVCEIV from the coding sequence ATGGCTAAAGCAAAAAAAGTAATCAAGAAAGCAATCACAACTCCCAAAACAGTCAGTTTTGTACAGAAAATTACTAAACGAGATGGTACGGTGGCAAAATTTGATATAAACAAGGTAGCTAGCGCTGTTTTGAAGGCGATGAAGGCTACGGGTGAAGGTGGAGAGAAAGAGGCGCTTAAGGTAGCAAATCAGACTTTAAAAGAACTTAAAGAAATCAATAAAACAGCCGGAAAAAATTTCGTTCCTTCTGTAGAACAGATCCAGGATTTGGTAGAAAAGAGTTTGATTATGGAGCAGTTTGCGGTTACAGCTAAGGCTTATATTCTTTATCGTCAGAGACGAACCGAATTACGTCAAGAGTTGGGTGAGGTGCCTCAACATGTTAAAGATTTGGCTGAAAAGAGTAAACAATATTTTCGTAATCCGTTAGGAGAGTTTGTTTATTATCGAACCTATTCTCGTTGGATTGAAGAGGAGGGTCGTCGCGAAACTTGGATTGAAACAGTTGATCGCTATTTGAGTTTTATGAAAGAGAATATCGGCAATAAGTTGACTGATAAAGAGTATGAAGAGGTGCGAGAGGCGATTCTTAATCATCAAGCTATGCCGTCGATGCGTTTACTGCAATTTGCTGGCAAGGCGTCCCGGAATACCAATGTCTGTGCTTACAACTGTTCTTTTATTGCCCCTAAGACTCTAAAAGATTTTGCGGAGGTAATGTATATCTCGATGTGTGGTACAGGTGTTGGTTTTTCAGTGGAAAGTAAAAATATTCAACTTTTACCGATTATTAAAGAACAGACTGGCAAACATCGACCAACCTTTGTGGTGGCTGACAGTAAAGAAGGGTGGTGTGATGCTTTAGTTTATGGTTTGGAAACTTGGTTTACAGGTGAAGATGTTGAGTTTGATTTCTCTCTTTTGCGTCCAGCGGGAGCTCGTCTTAAGATAATGGGAGGCAAATCATCTGGTCCAGAACCATTACGCCAGCTACTTAGTTTTTCTCGAGAGAAGATTTTACGACGTCAGGGTAAACGTTTAACTAACATCGATGCCCACGATATTTTGTGTAAAATAGGTGAGATTGTCGTGTCAGGAGGCGTTCGCCGCAGTGCTATGATCTCATTGTCTGACCTGGACGATGAGCAAATTCGCCACGCTAAACATGGTCAATTTTATTTAACTGAACCGCAACGCAGTCTGGCTAACAACTCAGCTGTTTACAACAACAAGCCATCGAACACTGACTTTTTAGAAGAGTGGATTGCTTTAATGAAAAGTGGTTCTGGTGAAAGAGGTATCTTTAACCGCGGTGGTCTAGCAACTTCGTTACCTAAACGTCGACTAGATACTCTGAAAGGTCAGATTGGAGAGTTGGGAACTAATCCTTGTGGGGAAATTATTTTACAATCTAAGCAGTTTTGTAATCTATCAGAAATAGTGGCTCGTCATGAAGACACAGAGGCTTCGCTAATGAAAAAAATGAAGGTAGCGGCTATTTTGGGAACCTTCCAATCAACCCTTACCAACTTCCCGTATCTGTCTAAAGAATGGAGAGAAAACTGTGAGACAGAAAGACTTTTGGGTGTGTCGGTAACCGGTATGTGGGATAGTCATGTGGCACGTGACCCTAAGGTGTTGAGAAAACTAAAAGAAGAGGCAATCAAGGTTAATAAGGTTTACGCGAAAAGATTTGGTGTTAATGAATCAACAGCTATCACTTGTGTGAAGCCTTCAGGTACTTTGTCTCAAATGGTAGATTGTGCATCTGGGATGCACCCTCGTCATGCTCAATATTATATCCGTCGGGTGAGAATTTCCGCGACTGATTCACTCTTTAAAATGTTGCGTGACCAAGGAGTGCCATATCACCCAGAGGTTGGTCAGGCGTTAGATTCTGCAACTACATATGTGTTTGAATTTCCAGTTAAGGCGCCTGAAAAATCTCTCTATAAGGATGATATGGGAGCAGTCGAGCAATTAAAATATTGGAAGTTGGTTAAAGAAAACTATACTGAGCATAATCCGTCAGTAACTGTTTCAGTCAGGGAGGATGAGTGGATCGAAGTGGCTCACTGGGTGTTTTCCAATTGGGAAATAGTCGGTGGTCTATCTTTCTTGCCTAGTGATAACCATGTGTACCAATTAGCGCCTTACGAAAAGATTGATGAGAAGAGATATAAGGAAATGCTTAAAAACTTTGGCGACATTGATTACTCTAAGATTATCTCTTACGAAAAACACGATGAGACCGAACAGAAGAAAGAGTTGGCTTGTGCTGGGGGAGTGTGTGAGATTGTTTAA
- a CDS encoding tetratricopeptide repeat protein — translation MKEQIKNKIVSRLVLSTDSIAFVWFLVGLTLLPIFVIPFAGIPASVAKQLFLPMLVLGAFVFWLVGRIEARDFKLAKSSSLVAVALPVLATLGASLLSGNVHSSLSGVSYDFGTFISILSLAGVFFLTSIFLTTKEKALNIYLALLSAGLLAGLYQLIQFVLGTPDRFWWFTFVPTLIGKWYESAIFFGFITFLSLMLLEFLSLKEIKLFKIFLTTSLVLSLILVGLVNFYAVWIALAILSLGVFVYANLWSGKNNIKSAESDLSSPVKLGGLSIFRPSFIVLLLSILFLTLATPTGLLTEKIAKTYTFFKVPFVEVRPGWQATLSIAKEVAKEDVIFGVGPNRFYTAWINHKPAEINLTQFWNIDFNSGVGTLPTLVVNSGLIGLLAWIIFFGVLLVASGRLLVASYRSADKLGHIMAISSVVGALYFWIFSFVYVTETVPMVLAFVFSGLVVALSVQTGLTQVFDLQAVKNKKHQMAVVGVMIVILVISVSCFYLVFVRSVGTISFYRAVSEANVVGNITKAEDLLARAIKYNGKSDLYYRTLSNVQFVRLAQLLRDPNQDKEQLQDQFRIILQTTIANSNKAIELDQTSYLNHVSLGQIYESLVPLKVEGAYEQALAEYTKAKKLNPSNPSISFNFARLEMTGGNNTGARNYLSQSLTQKPNFASALLVLAQIEAQGGDLPAAIKNTEEAAVAYPNDPSAFFQLGFYLYQNGDYAKAVPALNRVVLLSPNNVNANAQYFLGLAYDRLGDKTNALKQFEQIAQYNPDNQEVKNIISNLKAGRNALEAAVVEVPKKKN, via the coding sequence ATGAAAGAACAAATTAAAAATAAAATTGTTTCCCGGCTGGTTTTATCAACTGACTCAATCGCTTTTGTTTGGTTTTTAGTGGGACTAACTTTATTGCCTATATTTGTTATTCCTTTTGCAGGGATTCCGGCTTCAGTGGCTAAACAGTTGTTTCTGCCCATGTTGGTTCTGGGGGCTTTTGTTTTTTGGTTGGTTGGTCGAATTGAGGCTCGAGATTTTAAATTAGCAAAAAGCTCATCGTTAGTTGCGGTGGCTTTGCCGGTCTTGGCGACCTTGGGGGCATCTCTTCTGTCGGGAAATGTTCACAGCTCTCTTTCAGGTGTTAGTTATGACTTTGGTACGTTCATTTCAATTTTAAGTTTAGCTGGAGTCTTTTTTCTTACTAGTATTTTTCTAACCACTAAAGAAAAAGCTTTGAATATTTACCTGGCTTTATTGTCAGCTGGTTTATTGGCTGGTTTGTACCAATTAATCCAGTTTGTTTTGGGTACCCCTGATCGTTTCTGGTGGTTTACTTTCGTTCCAACTCTTATAGGTAAATGGTATGAATCAGCTATCTTTTTTGGTTTTATTACTTTTCTATCTCTAATGTTGTTGGAATTTTTATCTTTGAAAGAGATTAAGTTGTTTAAGATATTTTTGACCACTAGTTTGGTTTTGTCTTTAATTTTGGTTGGGTTGGTTAACTTCTATGCTGTCTGGATTGCTTTAGCAATTTTGTCTTTAGGGGTGTTTGTTTATGCTAATTTATGGTCGGGTAAGAATAATATTAAGAGTGCTGAATCTGACTTGAGTTCACCGGTAAAGTTGGGCGGTTTAAGTATTTTTAGACCATCTTTCATTGTTTTGTTATTGTCTATTTTGTTTCTAACATTAGCCACTCCAACTGGTTTATTGACCGAAAAGATTGCTAAAACTTATACTTTCTTTAAAGTGCCGTTTGTAGAGGTTAGACCAGGTTGGCAAGCTACATTATCAATAGCCAAAGAAGTGGCTAAAGAAGATGTTATTTTTGGAGTTGGTCCTAATCGCTTCTATACTGCTTGGATTAATCACAAACCAGCTGAAATAAATCTAACTCAATTTTGGAACATTGATTTTAATTCAGGGGTGGGCACTTTACCGACCTTGGTGGTTAACTCTGGTCTAATTGGTCTGTTGGCTTGGATTATCTTTTTTGGTGTCTTATTAGTAGCCAGTGGAAGGTTGTTGGTGGCTAGTTATCGATCGGCTGATAAGTTGGGTCATATTATGGCTATTAGTTCGGTAGTGGGAGCCTTGTATTTCTGGATTTTCTCTTTTGTTTACGTTACAGAAACTGTGCCCATGGTTCTTGCTTTTGTTTTTTCTGGTTTGGTGGTGGCCCTATCTGTACAAACTGGTCTTACTCAAGTTTTTGACTTACAGGCTGTAAAAAACAAGAAACACCAGATGGCTGTAGTGGGAGTAATGATTGTTATTCTGGTTATTAGTGTTAGTTGTTTTTATTTAGTTTTTGTTCGTTCTGTAGGTACTATTTCTTTCTATAGAGCGGTAAGCGAAGCTAATGTGGTTGGTAACATCACTAAAGCGGAGGATCTTTTGGCTCGAGCGATAAAATATAACGGCAAATCAGATTTATACTACAGAACTCTATCAAACGTTCAGTTTGTTAGATTAGCTCAATTATTGCGTGACCCTAATCAAGACAAGGAACAACTTCAGGATCAGTTTAGAATTATTTTACAAACCACAATCGCTAATTCTAATAAAGCGATTGAACTTGACCAGACCAGTTATCTCAACCATGTGTCTTTAGGACAGATTTATGAGTCACTGGTTCCTTTGAAGGTGGAAGGGGCTTATGAGCAAGCTTTGGCGGAGTATACTAAAGCTAAAAAACTAAACCCTAGTAATCCTAGTATTTCTTTTAACTTTGCTCGATTAGAGATGACAGGAGGTAATAATACTGGTGCTCGTAATTACTTAAGTCAATCGTTAACTCAAAAACCTAATTTTGCCTCAGCTCTTTTAGTCTTGGCTCAGATAGAGGCTCAGGGAGGTGACTTGCCAGCAGCAATAAAAAACACCGAGGAAGCGGCTGTGGCTTACCCCAATGATCCAAGCGCTTTCTTCCAGTTAGGTTTCTATTTATATCAAAATGGAGATTACGCTAAAGCGGTCCCTGCTTTGAATCGAGTCGTTTTACTTAGTCCGAATAATGTTAATGCGAACGCTCAATACTTCTTAGGTTTGGCTTATGATCGTCTAGGTGACAAAACTAACGCTCTAAAACAATTTGAACAGATTGCCCAGTATAATCCGGACAATCAAGAAGTTAAAAACATCATATCTAATTTAAAAGCCGGGCGGAATGCCTTAGAAGCGGCGGTTGTTGAGGTCCCAAAAAAGAAAAATTAA